Proteins encoded within one genomic window of Fragaria vesca subsp. vesca linkage group LG1, FraVesHawaii_1.0, whole genome shotgun sequence:
- the LOC101310158 gene encoding uncharacterized protein LOC101310158: MEMLKEAGKMIVEGAGGAVLGSACESFLKSIGKCCMFDYPVLESVKSTVENLKEMIPKMEDHNMKLGDRKDEVKELKEEMERGTRLLDELPDFNKLSYNDQLVELDASLKSLVKKLRLQSALDVKEVLVSTKENSKVVKKNTRVVKCTKRKVDAVDETVKDIKKMQKVIMNIMKKQKVALLECQVEHALEGAALLGKLLELDDVLQDPTLQVPVAYAIIEWFQNIKRITQRMPQIFELVERKTAENEDLTYIPIDKTGVEPSPIEMFRKFHVSAP; this comes from the exons ATGGAGATGCTCAAGGAAGCAGGGAAGATGATTGTAGAGGGTGCTGGAGGAGCAGTACTTGGATCGGCCTGTGAATCCTTCCTCAAATCGATAGGGAAGTGCTGCATGTTTGATTATCCCGTCCTGGAGAGCGTGAAATCCACGGTGGAGAATTTGAAGGAAATGATTCCGAAGATGGAAGATCATAACATGAAGTTGGGTGATCGTAAAGATGAAGTAAAAGAACTGAAAGAAGAGATGGAGCGGGGCACAAGGCTTCTTGACGAGTTGCCGGACTTTAATAAGTTGAGTTACAACGACCAACTTGTTGAATTGGATGCGTCTCTTAAGAGTCTGGTGAAGAAATTGCGCCTGCAGTCAGCACTTGACGTGAAGGAGGTCTTGGTTTCAACGAAGGAGAATTCTAAGGTTGTGAAGAAGAACACTAGGGTTGTCAAGTGCACCAAGAGAAAAGTTGATGCGGTGGATGAGACTGTTAAAGATATCAAGAAGATGCAGAAAGTGATCATGAACATAATGAAGAAACAAAAAGTGGCCCTTTTGGAATGCCAAG TGGAACACGCACTTGAAGGTGCGGCTCTACTAGGTAAACTACTAGAACTTGATGATGTGCTTCAAGATCCAACACTGCAAGTTCCTGTTGCGTACGCAATAATAGAATGGTTTCAGAACATCAAACGCATAACACAGCGGATGCCCCAGATATTTGAATTGGTAGAAAGGAAGACGGCAGAAAATGAAGACCTGACTTATATACCG ATCGATAAGACCGGAGTTGAACCAAGCCCAATAGAGATGTTTAGAAAGTTTCATGTCTCTGCTCCTTAA